The nucleotide sequence ATGGGGTCAGCTCCGCCTCCTCACtcagatgaaagtttttgtcttttccttgcTCAAGAATATGGGCCCAGATCTTCACTGAAGTCCTATAATGAGGAACAttcctgaacataaataaataatacaattatttatagcagtggttttacattgtttttacatgatttacatttatataacaaataacatttattttgtatgtctTGGGTCATGAGAAATGAGAGAATGGAATTATGATCTTCAAAGCCTACCTACTCTTGTTTTGTGGCCGTGCCAGTGCTCTGGATCATGAATAAATGCTGATAGAGGATGATGAGTCCTTAACCAGCGATGACAACACAACTGGGGGACCTTTAATAGTGGACACATgcagtgcatgatttgtaataGACAGTTATGTAATAAACTAAAAAGATGCAGTTCTTCTATGTGTTTAAGACACACCTGGGAAGATGTTTGCACGCAGATAGTGGCTCATCACATTATAAGATCTGTGCAGCCTAAGCCTGTATTGGAGTAGTGAGGAGCACAAGGCAGAGGAACCTGCTGGTAGTGCACTCTGCACACCTGACATGCACAGAAATACACATTTGTGTGATGATACGAGTTGCACAGTAGTCCTCACGAAATAATCAATTTAGTGATTCGTATTAAACATTGGATTACACACAAGTTACCTGACCGCTGCTCTCCTTCCTCTTCTCCGATTTACTGATGGTGTTCATCCTCTGATTTTTCTTTCACTAAGTACAGTTTATCTGCATGGTCACTAAAGTTAATGCAAATGAGGCCGATTTAAATGTCCAAGCAGGTTGGAATAAAAGAGTTTGATTAAATACATAGCACTTTAGTAATTGAATAAACCTGCTGATGCTGCATGAAAATATGCCAGGTTTGGTTTCTGGAACCAAAGCGACTCAAGCCGAATTAGACTAACTAATGGTTAAAGAGGAAGTCTGTACCTACCTACGACCGGCAGTTGGGCATGTTTTGTTTGGTGTGGGCGAAACTCTACCTgcgatattaataaataattgatttgaacAGGGTATCACTGGTTACAAATCATGACCGCATGATGAACATCACAAACATGGCAAAGCATCGAAACAACAGTATAACCCAAAATAAAAAACCACAAGATACAGGTGAAAAAGGAAACTGTTATTAACATACTAGATAAACAACAACGCTTTTAACAACGACTTGatcttttttatttcaaactCATTACATATATTATAGCCACACTTATTTTAATTAGTATAATGAAGcggtaaaaaaagtaaataaaagtaaataattttatatatttatatatatacacagaaacCTTTACCATCTCTGCTCTGTGTAAAAGTTGTTTCTTAGCGACTGATCACTGACCATTTTCctcatcagaaaaaaagaacaccTGAACAAAACAAGATTTCACAAATCACCATCATATAAAACACTGGTCAGTGATCAGCACCAAACATTAACTTGTTTTCACCTCAGAATTGTTTTGCTCCCATTCAGTTCTGTGCTGAAGCCAGCTTGAACAAATCTTTATCCTTACAATCTTCTAAATCTTTAcaaatttcaaatgcattttggggGGTTTCCATTTGGTGGTGAAGGATTCTGGGTCATCTGTGCAGAATTTCTTTATAAGATTGTGCACGCGCCGCTCTATGCAGGAGCGAATCTCTTAGCTTGTGCCCTCACACGCTTTTCGTAGTCCATCCTGTTTTGACTGCGAGAGGGAGATAAGATCAATTTTGTAGGCATGGTATCAGATCAAATAGTAAAATCATATATAGAAGCGCGCAGGTGATATTTGGCTGCACTTACCAGTATATCGTATAGGCCTCAGCCTGCGCTGGGTCCTGAATGTTGGGCTCATTCAGGAGCTCCTGGATGCCCAACAGTATCTACAGCCACAACAACACAatgagatataaaaaaaacttactgcTTAAAAGGTTTGTTCAAGTGCCTAACCTTATGAGAAACTGTGATCTTTAATGTTAATATCATAAAGGACCAACTGTACACATTCAAAGGTCTGTGGTCAGGAAGTTGTTCTTAGGAAATTagttcttttattcagcaaggatgcattgaaatgatcaaaagtgaaagtaaagaagaaatgtataatgtaacaaaaaataaaacaagaacctGCTGATCTTTGAACTTcatgtttatcaaagaatcccgaaaaatataaatcatgatttaagcaaaaatattgagcagcacaactgttttcaacattgaaaataataagaaatgtttctgaagcAGCCAATCAGGATACTGAataaaattcagctctgccatcacaggaatatattacattttaaaatatattcaagtagaaaacaattatttttagttgttataaaatttcacagtattactgttttcaccagatcaaataaatgcagccttcgtgAACATCAAAAACATTTTCCAAAATCTTTCTGATtgcaaacttctgaacagtacaCTCATTTGTGTTTTTACTTGTTTGATGGTGATGGCTGGTCTCCAGTCCTTCTCTTCCTCCAGTATGGACAGACACACTGTGCCTGAAGGATAGACGTTTGGATGAAAGATTGGAGGCTCAAACTTGCCTGAGAAGAAAATTAACAGGTCAAGCATACTGTTCAGCTTTACAACACTTATTTCTCAGTTTTTCAGTGTCTATACGCACCAGGGAAGAGCTATACAGGAAATATATGTGGAAGTGTAGTGGCTATAACAAGGATAGAGAGAAAACTCACACTTTGGTGGTGAAGATGGGTAATCATCCTTAAAGAGCACTCTCAGTTTGTACAGTCCTCCTTCCCAAAGAGTCTAAAggatacaaaaaaacaacaacacagatacaggtgtttaaatctgtcatttaattaacattattcAGTCCACAGTTCAAATATATGATAAGCGTCTATGAACTAATCCAAGAGACCATGGATTTCCATTTGTCAAAACAGCATGCTAGATGGGGatcaaaacacaaaatgcataatttatgcaacaacaacaataaaaaaaagcactAGCAAGTATGCTTACACAGAAAAAGAGAcgcataataaaaattaaataagcatGATAAAAGTATGAGAGGATGCAagtataaatgttaaaaacatttgcataaaaaaataccataaacaAATATAAAGACTGGGACATTGTTTAGAGCTCTAAAACATCATTTAAAGAGCGGTGCAACATTGTTCAGAAGGATACTGACCCCCTTTTTCCCTGGTATTGCACATTCCCAATTCATGAGATTCATGGTGCCATCTGGGTTTTTGGTTGGTACTGCCACAAAACCCTACAgagaaacaatcaaaatacaataGATCAAAACAGAAATTTGTATTCAGAATTACAGACTGACTGAACAGTCCACGCTCAGACATTTGACTGGTGTGTATTTGCGTGTCTTACAAAAGGAtgatctttcctccagtctttgCGCTCCTGTGACAGTCTACTCAAAGCAATCCCAGACATGACTCAACAGCGCCACCCTGcggacagaaaacacacacatttacaccacCAACCGTGTCGCTGGTGCATCCGTAAagacataaataaacattataacagGGCTTATATCAATATAACGTTATTATACAAAGCACATAAAGCTTTAGGTGAACGACTTTTAGTGTTTTCAGTGCTGACGTACATCACAGCATCATTAGCATTATAACTCCTATGTCAATTGCGTTCGCGATCTTaccttaaataaatgtttaaaatgtctttcCAGACAATCCAAAACTGTTTAGGTTTAAAAAACGACCTCTGGAATAAAAACTGGAAGCGTTAAATACCAAACGTGCGAGTGAAATAGCTCGCGAGCTAACCTAGCGTTTGATTCTCAACGGTCTGATTACGAAACAGTGTAACTTAAGTTACTCGGAATCCAATTGAATTTGCTCAGATGGTCgtattataggattaaaatgacaTCCAGATTTTGTCTAAAACGTCGGAGAATTAGACAGACAACGTTTATCCATGAAGGAGGTGGAATGGGGAGTATCGTTTGTTTGTTATTATTCTAAGGACCATCAGGCAATCTCAGAGTCGACTATAGGCGTCCATCAGAAGCGGCCATCCTCAGTGTGGCACACGtaatcgacacaaacacacacgtgacAATCCATGCACGAGCGCTATATAGATTAATGTGCAAATTGAGATAATTTAACAGTGAATGTAGGGATTTTTTAAACACTAGCACACAAGACATGAGCCGtttgtatttacattattttgtatttattaattaaactcTGAAATATAAAGAGAACAGGAACAACTGAGTTCAGTCACTAATTATGTTTTGCTTAGTTTTAAACTGAAAACAGTAAAGAGCACATTTCTAAAGCCTAAAAGTGCATTATTGATCATTCATTTTTCCCTCATAAAGGCGGTTGTCTGCAATTGCTTTTAAgtgcaaaataaatcaattacATCAATCTAAATATACCATTTTAACATCATATAATTACATTCTAGAAACTTATTCTGAAGTATTGTTTTCTTCTGTATTCTTTACATCTGATTTATTAATTGGTAAAGTATAATAGTCTCATAATATACTTCTTTTAACTCTCTTCCTAGATTGatataactgttttaaaatacatatgcAATAGTCATAGACTGTATGAGGCAATAGTAGTGGAATAGTGCAGTACTTAATAGCCATTTTATgcaaatttatgcattttatactCTTGTGATTGTATTAATCAATCTATTCTTTATTCCGATGAAACAGTGTAGTGCAGTAAGGGTCTAAGAAACCATTCATCATGGCTGTTTTCCTTTTTCCCCCAGAGATCACGTGTTCAGGTGCAGCTTTAGTGAACAGCCCAGGCCCAGTCGTACAGACAGACCCCCGGGTGGCCACACAGGTGAGCAGGCTGTCACACCAGAGCCACAGGTGACCCAAAAGGGCTTCTGCATGTACTCTCCAACCTGCTGGAAGACCTTCTTGAGTTCCTCCACGGGACGTTCTAGACCGGATGTAGAGTACAGGAAGGTGGGAAAAGGCATGTTGGTCAATCCAGGAATATGACCAGACTAAATGTCCAAGATAAGATAGAGAAAAAAAGCTAATGgcaattttgcatttttttataacgTTTTATGAAAAACAGTGTGTTCTATTTTATGGGCGTACTTCACTAATAACGTCTATAATCTTTATGAGTGTGGtcgcaaaataaatgtattgtatacTTGTTAAGGAAAGTATGTATGTAATGGCACTGTGTGACACTGCTGTCAGAGCTTATATTAACTACCATCTATTGTATTACTGCAGAGAATTAAAAGGCTATCAGTAGTTGAAATTTGACTGTATGCACAAAGTGCAAAGTCTTCTTTGGAAAAGTGTAAATGGGTTAACACATGCATGGATAGGGTTACCAGACCTAATCTGCCTTAGCAATCATAAATagtactaaatattttttactgttcTACAGAGAATTTGTGTAACAGGTAGTATGACAACATACTCACTTTCCCTTGGCTCTGGTTCAACTCCACGAAATCTTCCACTGGCTCTGGCGTCAACTACTTGGTTTTAATATTGTTCTAAACGTCTTCGTCAGTTTTGACTTGTTAAAGGACGTCTTGAACTCGGCACGCTCTGTGACTGCATGACCCTCATTTTACCAGTGCTTAAATTCACTGTCCAGAACCGACACCGAGTTGTGCCCGAACACCTTAAACATCTACCAAACCCGAGGAGCAGCGAACGAGCCCAGGTCGCTGGCATCGTAAACGAAGACACGTAGTCTCGCCCCTGATAGGCAGCATCAAACTTGGAGCTTTTGTCACAAAACGAGGCACCGGGAATGTGAGTTTTTTTCAAACTCGGCCCTGGGATTGTGTTTCAATTTAGGGAGATACCAAGATGCATCTAATATAAGCAGATTTGGTCCCACTCGGTTGCTCTTGACAGTGTCCGCGAGCAatgtcttttactgtctatggctacGAGCGCTCGAGCTCGAGCAGCCATGTCTCTCACCAATCGTCGTATAATCGTTGTTGCAAGAACCGGGCAACGAATAAAAGAGCTCACATATTACGTTGATGGGATAGTTTGTGCATGTCAATGATATTTTCTTACTTGcttaaaataagaattaaaataatctctgactatgtTTTTCAGATACGACACACAGCAATGCTAATATATTTTACCGACATTACATATCGTACCGCaagggggtatagctcagtggtagagcatttgactgcagatcaagaggtccccggttcaaatccgggtgccccctggtaaaaaattcgatttttttttcttctgtgttgttGTTTACGATCTTAGTACAAGGTCGGcgtgattttgccaagacatgttcctaggtcaacatctTTTggtgatcctggatcaacatttccGCCAAAAATACAGACGTAACCCAATCCGTACCCCTAAACCTTACCCTACCCATCATTTATTATAATATCAGTGGGAAAAGATAgatgattaacaagggtgtagaaacACCTAATCCTGTTTGTAAGCCTTAAACTGAggtttctgaaaagttatatctcacttctgattggttgattggaatgttgttccaggatcaaggatgttgatccaggaacatgttgtacttgatGAAATCACGCTCACCTTTAGTACAACAATGTGAATTCCATGTCTTTGCAActgtatttatattgtattttgataCCATTGAAGGTATTTCTGATGCCTTATACATTTCAGTGCTATTTAGTAAATTTAGCATAGGGGAAAGGTTTGTAAACCTTTTTTGACAGATACATACATGAATGGATGTGACTTTATACTCTAATTTTGTTCCCACTTAATATCAGATGGTCTTAACTTCtatgtatttacaaaataaatttattaataagcacaatgtacttactgtgttcatattgtattgtaaaacacttctGCTGCTGTTGATGTTGGATACAGGTAAGGTTAAGGACAGGTTTGGTGGCATGGGTGGGTTAAGGTGAATGGGATGGGTCAacagtaaaataatacatataattacAGAATTATGcagttatttatattgtattttaaaaatatataattacatttaaaaacataaacaataagtgcattgtatcaaattCTTAATTTAGATGCAAGTAAATAAGGCCATCTAATATAAAGTGAGATCATCATTTTTGCTTTGTTGGTTATACACCCTTATGTGACTTGTACAAGTTGGAGAAAGAGGCACTGTTTTCTTAATCCAAGTGTTGTTGTCAATTTGTGAGACTTCTTTAGCAGGTTGTCACAAGGTATGCAGATCTATGAGAGTAAGTGTTGGTCATGAGAATAAAATTAGTCTGTAATGAAGGTTTTAGCACAGCTCTAATCCTGTTTACTTGTTGTGACAGAAGGGCATATCTGTTGCCCATTGATCTTGATCAATATCTGTTTCAAGAGATCGTTATCAAGTGGTTTTCATTCTGTTATGGTGTCAGCAATTAAGCATCTATTTGATTACtattgtgtttttatgtgctcTCGTTCACCAGTTAAAGTTAAAAtacttgtatataaaatattttaccagCTACATGACAAGAATTGAGATTGACATATATTTTGTAAGGCCATGACAAGCTTCTACTTAGGTACATTGAGTTCAGTGTATAATGATATAAACAATCAAAAGACACAAAGAGTAATTTAttaggattttattattatactttgaAATAATgagttttgtaatatttttttataaatcatacataaCACATACATGaaattttaagaaaatgttaaacaaaacaaGGAAAGAGAAAAAAGGGAATCATAGCATTTGTGTAAATCAAACAGTCAATCAAGtccagctcaaaaaaaaaaagttctgttctCAGAAAGTTAAACATTTAGCAATCTTAAATGTAATGTAGTTACAGCATaactttaatttcaaaatttttatCCTTAGTTTTGCTATAATCCTTGAGAGtacatttgatattttttcaATGATTTATATATCAAGCTAAAACCCTACTACAGTCAGTATAATAACTGATTATCCTGTGTTTCTTGAAAAATCTTGCACAAGATATAACAATTGAATACAAGTACCATTTAAGGCATGAACTTTTTGGCTTTCATTCTTGGTATGATGTGCATATCCCTGACATCATTGTGCTGCAGAAGCCAGCATAGGTATCTCTCTGTGCCCATACCCCATCCACTTGTAAGAAGAGGGAGGACTTGGCgcatattgatgtaccatttgtATGAGTCCTCTGGTACAGCATGGTGCTGTAAGGCCTCTCGTACCATTTCAGGTGTAGAATGACGTTCCCCAAGCCCTACTGTCTCCCCTAACCCCAAGAGAAGGTCAGCTGCCTTGGCTTTGCTCCTGCCTGAGCCTTCAACATATGCTTGGTAGAAGGGCACGCCAAGATGGTCCATTTCTGTCAGCCAAACAGCACCTCCATACTTTTCAATTAGAACTCTTTCTCCCTTGCGAGTTAGTTTTCTGCCAAACTGCGGCTGTCCCTCCTGAACCCATTCAAGGCAATCAGAAGAAGGCATAATCTGAATGGCTTGATCCAAGGTTACTCTTGGAAGGGGTTTTTCTAACTTCTTCAGTAGTTCTTGGGCATGAGATAGTGTGCCAGCTGTGTTTAAGACAATGTTGGAATGTTGCTTTAGCATTGCCTGAGTCAAATGGGCAACATAGCCTTCAGCTATACTAATGGCAGTGTTCATGTCGCCCAGGAGCTCGCATTCCACATGGTAGAACTGGTTGAGATGTGTAGCATCAGGATCTTCCCCTCTGAAACTGGGTGACACGTAGTAAGCCCCAGGAAGACCTTCTTGAAACCTCATAAAGTACTCTAAAACAAACTGCATAGAGTCCGCAAGATATACATCTTGGCCAAGTATGTTGACAAACACAGGCTCAGAATCGGAACCCAGACCCATTGGAGAGGAGATTGTGTCAGTTGTGATAGGTGTCAATGCATAAGCATACTTGCATTTGTTGTTGAAGTACTCTACTGTGCTATGAAACAGGGTGTTTTGGATTTGAAAGAGATTCCGATACCATTTGCTCCTAATGGCTGATGCAGCGTGAGTCTCAGGTTCTTTCCAGGACTGAGGGGGAGTAGTCTTTGTGATCTTGGTGTGGATCTCTGTAAGTTCCTCTTTGTTAGCAGGGGGGCCATCTGCCGATGTTACATATCCTGCATAAGTTGGGCAGAACTGAGAAGCCACGGCTGGGGGTTTAATGGCATTAGGCTGAGGAACTAATGGGATCAGTTTGGCATGGGCATAATCAATTTCAAAGCCTTCAAATATGAGAGCTACACCATGGGCATTCATTCCTTCTTGCAAAAGGTCAGCAACCTTTTGTGTGGCCAAAATTAGGGATGTATAGTTACTCTCATTCAGATGGAAGATATCACTGGTAAGAGGTTTCCTTGGCACTAGAACTGTAAAGCCTGGTGTATTTGGAAAAGGAGTAAGGAAGGCTACATGTTCTTTGTCTTCCCAGACACGCCACTGTTGCTCCTCACCACGGATAATGCGGGGGAAAAGGCCACCATCAGAGGAATCCCCATGGAAGTCAAAGCAAGAAGGGGCATTAGGTGTTGGCAGTCGAGAGCGAATTTTTGCCTGCACTTGGTCAAGATGTATATCTTCACATCGTGGACCACTTTTGGAGCTACAGTAACCAGGGTCATAAGGATTGAACT is from Carassius auratus strain Wakin chromosome 28, ASM336829v1, whole genome shotgun sequence and encodes:
- the LOC113046812 gene encoding SUMO-conjugating enzyme UBC9-like, with protein sequence MSGIALSRLSQERKDWRKDHPFGFVAVPTKNPDGTMNLMNWECAIPGKKGTLWEGGLYKLRVLFKDDYPSSPPKCKFEPPIFHPNVYPSGTVCLSILEEEKDWRPAITIKQILLGIQELLNEPNIQDPAQAEAYTIYCQNRMDYEKRVRAQAKRFAPA